A region of the Phaeodactylum tricornutum CCAP 1055/1 chromosome 1, whole genome shotgun sequence genome:
TATGTACCCTTGCAGAACGGAGGAACTAGTGCGAGCCCCTGCGATAATTAACTTATACCAAACAGCTCAATTTCCTACCGAGCTTTTGCAGGATCTTCCAGCTTGGAAATTTCCAGACAATCGTAGGAAGTGTGGATGGCTTCGAACGATTGTGTACACTGTATCAAGATCTGGAGAGTGGATACTGCTCAACTGACACATATAGAGGCCTGTAGCTCGGTCGCGAACTTCAAGAGCCCGTGGACAAGCAGCAATGATACTACGGACAGTGTGCCACGAATGACCAGAAACAAGAGCATGCGCCAAAGGTAGACGTCCCTGTACGTCTTCACAGATTATAGACCGTGGACTCCACCTAAGCAATATATCTATGACCGAGtccttttgtttggactTCAACCCAGGTCGCAATGCAGACGTTGACCGGTAAATAAATGCCGAGTCGCCCATTTGTGGAGAAACTTCCTCAAAGGTAACACCATGTGATTCGATCTGAAGTCGGCCTTCGACAGCGTCGATCTCAGCTCGATAACCGTCTTCGTTCTCATTCCACTCGTCCGGCTCGTCCATTGCAGGCGTTTGTGTCGCCAAAAGGAGCGGTGTAAACCCTTTCTCGTTGCGGCGGAGGGCTTGATCCGGGAACATGCGGCATAAAAAAGTCAAAACTTGTCGTGGACACGCTGCTGTTACAGCCGCGGCGTGAACTATCCAATCTTGGAACCGGTCTGTTCGATAATCCTCCTCCAGTAGTGAAAACTCGGGCACAGTGTATCCATTTTCAACGTAGCTACAGCTCAAAAATAGCACGTGTAGATCCCAGTCGTCTCGAAAATTATCACTTTCGTCATCGAAGATCTCGTCTAGATCTTCTGCTTCCAAAAAAGTTCGAGGCAGGAGCGAAAATGGCGTGACGCCTCGTGGATTTGCGATAGATATTGACTCTGGTGCCGCTTGCACAAGGGCCTGCATGAGGTGACGAGTCGCTCCAGATCTTGCTGCAAAATGCAATGGACAATCGCCATATTTATCCTGGGCCAACGCCGCTTTGGGAGCGCAATCGATCAGGAGCATCTGTACATCCTCACTGGCACCGTCTGCCGCTAAATGAAGGGGTGTTTCTCCGTTGGCGTTAGCGGCTCCGATGGTTTCTGGATTACTGACTGCAATCATTGCTGAGATCACATGAAGAGGTGGGTACCGAACGCAAGCAGCATGAAAAGCATTCATACCATTAGCTGGTCCTTTTATGGCAATTTCTTCCGGGTGAGATTGTAGTCGTTCCATCACCGCAGACCACTCATCATCGTTGCTTTTCTCACTGATAAGGCGCATCAACCTGGAAGGCCACCGACGACTTAGATGGGGAAACTTGGTAGCGGTGTGCACAGTGTGGGGGACAGTGAGCgaagagtcgtcgtcggtatACCTTTCTCGTCCTCGAATTGGTGTGATCAGTGCATCGGCTTCACCGAGCAATATTGGTATCGCATCCAGTTGAGGTACTTCAATTCTCCGTAAGGCGTTTGAGAGACTCTGAGGCACACCAAGTCCCGGAATTGATACAACAGATAAAGGACATGACGAGTTTGAGCTTGTGGTAGGCTCTTCATGGCTTGTGTTGTCCATTTCGTCGACTTGCCCATTCATGGTGGGAAACATAGTCTGGAGTATCTGATGCTCCTGATTCTCGATGTTGCGACCTTTCTTCCATTCCACTTACCAGCTAGAGATCACTAAAcccttttactgttaactataactgtaaattgggGGAGAAACCTCATGCCAACTGTCTGAGTCAATACTCGCTTCTCGGAAGTTAGCGTTTCGAAGTTCCATTTAAATCCAATGTCCCAATACGATATAGACTTTGGGACATTATTTGCCTGTTGAGAGAAGCGAGTACACTTGCGACACGCATAAGACACATCTTTAGGTTTCCCTCTGTACTTCGATAGCTTTGGTTGACATGTAAACGACATTCGTATTTACGTATATGATAAAAACATCCAAGGTAATTGGTACTATTATTCACAGTCTACATGGATCATAAAACAGTGGCGTGAAGGCGATAACCGACTAATATCCTGCAAGTATAGTACAAGATCACTCTCAtagttaacagtaaagcagCCTCTTGTGTATTTACGAAGCAGAGCAAACACACCTTATACCATAATCTGCACGAGTAGACCAATCTTTATCGAGCGTGCACATGGTAGACacttgacgtggggttttaGAACATTACTTTGATATAGTGGACAGAAGGATTCCGCTTTCTCGTATCTAGCAGTGTAAGATGAACTTCGCAACATCTAATCCGTAATAGCGAGATTTTGTCGGCGTGTTGGCGGGCTTGATGCCGATTTGTCTGTGTAGTGAAAGGTACGCGCCAAATAGTGGGCGTGTTGAGTGGCCAAAAAGAAGCTTGAACGATTCTTTCACTTTCCGAAGCTATCTGCTTATTCATTCGGAGATCGCGAGGACTTGACAATAAAATGAAGGGCCCCTTTTCTATGTGCCCATACCACTAAAGTCTGTAAAGCTTCGATCCATCAAGAAAGTTTCTGGAGCTTTGTGGACTTACTTTCCTTTTTTAAATCAAACCAAACTCCTCTCCAACAAATTCCATTGAAATATCATCAACAGTCTTCCCCTTTGCGTATACTGGATGAGGGTGCAAAAATTGAATTCTTCCGTGGCGTGGGCTTGCAGCTGCCGTAGGGTAGGCCCTATTTGTTTGGCACGAGTCTCGGTCCAACGGAGCAGTGGGTCGGTTTCTGTCTTGATAAAGGGTACCGGCCGCTCCTGCAGGAATAGACGAAGTAGATTTTCGGCACTTTTTCGCATTGAAGCCACTTTCCTTGCACGAATTAGGTATAGCTGACTCAAGTTCATCCGAGAAAAAGGAGCTCACACGCGATGATCGATTCGGTGCGGTCTTGATACCGTACATCTGCAAATACTTTTCTACCgaattttctttctgctttCCTTGTCTCGTTCCTGTCCCCGCTTGTGGCTGTACCATTGACAAGTCTTCCCTATGATGGTCTTTGTCATTTGGGAATCCAGTTTTTCTCATTTGCGCTCTTTTAAAGCCGAAAGATACTGCAGTTGCACCAGAAATTTCGCTTGTGTTATCAGCTAACGATCGATTGACAGGATCTGAGTATCGCCTTTTCGATTCTTGGTCATGACGCATGATGAGATTCATCGTAGGTGATGACGCCCTGTGTCGCACGGTATTCAGACGGCTTCGGTTGCTTCTATTGATCGATTTATTTGAAGGAGATTTTGCGAGACCGTCCGAACGAATAGGGTCGTTTCTTGCATAGGCAAAAACACCTACGCGATCTTCGTCAACGGTACTCAACCAGACTCGCTCGAGAAGAttttcatcatcgtctttCGTTCGGTGCCGGCGATTCTCTTTCCTTAAAGTTTTCTTGGCCTTTACGCGCCGAATTTCCTTCTCAACTTCTTCTTTGACCATAAAGAAGAACCTTTCAATTATTAAAGctgccttcttttccttgcgACAATCAAGTACTACACGCCACCAAAACTGCATGTGCTGGCAAGCCACTGTCTCCGTCATTGAAATCAAGGCAGCTGCATGAAAAAGCGAAGTCATTTTAAGATTGTTTGCCCGTTTGATTGCAAGACGCCTCCGTATTGCAGCCTGAATCATGATGCAACAACCAAGCTGCAACTTCAGACGTTTTCGCATCATGCTTCCACGAGCGATGGCCTGCAGTCTGATAGATTCATACTGTATTATGACAAAGTGTGAAAAACTCCAAAATCCTCTCCAAAAAGCCTGGATCTTTATGGCGGCGGCGATTTCTGCTTCGATTTCAATTTGTTTATTCTGGAGCGCGTTCCTAGCCAAGAATCTTCGAGCCAGAGATTGCACTATTATAATACGTACGAAGCTGTAAAGCAAGGCCATCTGAGAGCTAAACCGGCGCCAGTCGGACTGAAGAATAACAGCTGCTCGATGTTTTCGAATCTCGCAGGCTTTTCGCTGCGCGAGCCATCGGCGCACAGTTCGTTGAACCACAAGCACGTCCACCAATGCAAAGATGTAGTCTGTGTAGCCTTGAAAGCCCCTCCAGATGGCCTGGATTTTGATGGTAGCCTGGAGCCGCTGGGACAAAGTAAACAAACGTTGATCCCTCCAGAGAGCAAAGTTACAGCGTACGGTAAATCCACGGACAAGTGATTGTATTTTTATCGCAGACTTGGAAGACTGGATTGTTTTCTGTCGAACGTTGTTTCCACGGGCCCTTGCCTGGACCAAAATGATGCAAAAGACTGCATCATATGTTCGAGCCGCAGCAAAATATCCTCGTACAATCCTTTGTATTTGAATAGCACCATCATTCAATTTATTAAGCTCGACGCGAGATTTATATCCTCGGAAACGACTCGCTATCCTGGTGGCTGACGTTCGGTTTCCTAAGAGAGAAGCCTCTGCTTTCCACCTTCGAGCGTAGGATTGGATTTCAATAAGTGCCCACATTCTATCTACTGCTTTGCGTTGTGCCAGAAAGCTTCTTGCGTGGGCTTGAATTGGGATCGCAGCTTTTGCCAGTAGGCGACGACCCGCGCGCTGAATCGGGTCTCTTGGCTCAGGATCATCAAACGAAGAAAAGTATGAATCGACGACTGGAACCGCATTCTTCTTTACCAACACAACTCGTTGAGAAGCTCCACAAGCTATGGAAGCTTCGCGCCTCTCTCTCATAATTGCAAATCCGAGGGACACAGATTTGCTGCCAATGATATCCTCTGCATAGGAGGGCTCATCAGTTTTTCGATTCGCTATATAAGAAATGGCACATGTCTCTGCAAAATTTGGCGACTTGTGCAGCTCAACGCACATACCAGGTGGCTTTGCGATGAGTGAAAGATTAGCTGTTTCATTGGTATTTCGTTGTTTTTTCATTCTTGCGACATCAAGAGCTTGCGCATCTGATTTTCTCCATGTCCTGCGAGGAGAGGGGTCACCATTTAACGTATGAATGTACGCGACAGTCTTTGCATTAATTCGTGCAACAGAAGAAACTGTCCAAGACGGTGACAACTCATTTGCTGTGGTACGGCTAGCTGGCGCAGACTTTGCACTAGAGAAATGGTCTGGGGTGTCGACAACTTTCCCTGTGTCGGAATCGTGAAGGGTGGATCCTGATACGCTCGCGTGGGAAGTGCTCGTTGCCAAAGGAGATGATTTCATGGTCAGCGTTTGTTTCTTGCTCCAGTACTCACGTGGTTTAAAACTATTGCCATTCTCCTTCAAGATCAGTTTTGGGTGAGCTGAAGGTCTCTGCTTCCCTTGAGACTTTGATTGTGTAGCTGTTTCTGGAAGAGggggtggcggcggcgggaAGACGTTAGCTGCATTGTCAGTATAGGAGGAATGattttcttcatcttttttTTCCTCGTCACTTTCATGGTCCATTGATAGCGGGTTCCGGTGTACAGTTGGGTCAGAGGAGGATACTGAATCGACGCGAGGAGCTGGACTAAGATGGTGCTTGTGTTGCAGCGGTGATTCTCCAAGGGGATCATGAAATTGGTACTCAGAGAAGTCTGTTGTGTTCAAGCTAAAAGAGGATGGATCCTGTAGGCTGGGAATTGGAGAAGTGGCCATATATGACCCATTTTGCTGTGTTTGGGGATCATCACCAGGGCCATCCGCATCATTGACTTTAACATGTACCTTGCCCTGCAAAAACTCTGTTTGATTGGTCACCGGCGACCTTCCAGCGGGCTCGTGAAAGAACGGCGCCGAAAATGGATCAATTGCTAGACTGCCGTTGTTTAGCTCTTGCGTGGACTGATTCTCCATTGGCTTTTTCCAATAGTAACCCATGGGATCTGACAATTTTTCATGCCCCACCTCCTGCACAGGATCTTCGCTCTTGCGATTCTTGGAATTCCAAGTTGGAGATGTAAGAAGGCTCACGTCATCATGTCCAAAGAATAGCTCGGGACGGTCGTTGTCGATGAAAACTGTCTGATCTTCATGAGGAGTTTGTACAGTGTCTTTGCTGCCATTCGGTGGCTTGATAGCTTCCTGCATGGATTTTCGGATGCTTGGTTCGGGAAACGCAACGGTTTGCTGGTATTCTAGACCATCAATGGTGGAATGAGATACGATTGCTTCTGAGGCGAAGGTTCCATTCTCTTCTTCTACGGAAGTGCCACTTCTACccttttttccaaagaatTTGCGAAAGAATCCTTTCCTCTTTTGCTGCCCAGCCAGTAGCCTGCCATTGTGCTTTGCTTCATAATCTTTCTGGTGGCATCTTTCAAGGATTTTAGATCTGTGACGTGCGTCGGGAGTACTTGGACGATAAATCTTTGGGCTCTTGGTATTAGTACTTTGGTCCTCCTGGGACGTGCTGGAAAGAGAAAAGGCTCGTACCGTCACGGGGGCAGCTTCGATACTGCTGTTGGCAGTCGGTATACTTAGAGATCTCGTTGGCGATAAAGGACGTATTTGTGTTCCGACCGGAGTAGCAGATGTTGTGGAATACGATATCTGTCCTGAGCTCTCGGTAGCTGGAATCAGTGAGGCAGAATACCTTCCAATGTGATCATTTCCCTCTGGAGGGTTCAGAATGAGAGGATCCGACTGATAGATAGCTCTGGCAGCCTGCAAACGCTGCTGAATAAGGCCTAGCTTGCTAGGGGACGTAGCAATAGTCGATTCTGACCGAGGCTTGTCAGTATACGCTGTCATAGCGGTATCTTCCACAGTGGCAGTCGTCACTATGGAAGCCTGCCCTGGAAAGGAGCTTAGAATAATCTCTCCAGAAGTGCACGATGAGCTTCTCTTGTTCAAAGCAGAGAGCACCTCATCTTGGCGGAGCCGAGATGGAGTGCTTCCTCGTTTCGTTCTTAGCGGAGGGGGATCGCTTGGTGGTGGAGGCGGAACCCCCATCAGCATGGCCGTTAGGGCAGTAGGTGTAGTATTGCGATGTGTGGGTGTCGGAGGCGACCCCATGAGTTCTCCTCCTTGACTCGAAGGACATGGACTAAGGACCGAAGGACCGACACCCAACGGGTCCTCCCCCGACTTGTGCCCACATCCGTCTGGGTTGATACCTCCAGGATCTCTACGTGGATGACAGCCATGATGCTGGGATACCGGAGAGTCTTCCA
Encoded here:
- a CDS encoding predicted protein, producing MFPTMNGQVDEMDNTSHEEPTTSSNSSCPLSVVSIPGLGVPQSLSNALRRIEVPQLDAIPILLGEADALITPIRGRERYTDDDSSLTVPHTVHTATKFPHLSRRWPSRLMRLISEKSNDDEWSAVMERLQSHPEEIAIKGPANGMNAFHAACVRYPPLHVISAMIAVSNPETIGAANANGETPLHLAADGASEDVQMLLIDCAPKAALAQDKYGDCPLHFAARSGATRHLMQALVQAAPESISIANPRGVTPFSLLPRTFLEAEDLDEIFDDESDNFRDDWDLHVLFLSCSYVENGYTVPEFSLLEEDYRTDRFQDWIVHAAAVTAACPRQVLTFLCRMFPDQALRRNEKGFTPLLLATQTPAMDEPDEWNENEDGYRAEIDAVEGRLQIESHGVTFEEVSPQMGDSAFIYRSTSALRPGLKSKQKDSVIDILLRWSPRSIICEDVQGRLPLAHALVSGHSWHTVRSIIAACPRALEVRDRATGLYMCQLSSIHSPDLDTVYTIVRSHPHFLRLSGNFQAGRSCKSSVGN
- a CDS encoding predicted protein, which encodes MEDSPVSQHHGCHPRRDPGGINPDGCGHKSGEDPLGVGPSVLSPCPSSQGGELMGSPPTPTHRNTTPTALTAMLMGVPPPPPSDPPPLRTKRGSTPSRLRQDEVLSALNKRSSSCTSGEIILSSFPGQASIVTTATVEDTAMTAYTDKPRSESTIATSPSKLGLIQQRLQAARAIYQSDPLILNPPEGNDHIGRYSASLIPATESSGQISYSTTSATPVGTQIRPLSPTRSLSIPTANSSIEAAPVTVRAFSLSSTSQEDQSTNTKSPKIYRPSTPDARHRSKILERCHQKDYEAKHNGRLLAGQQKRKGFFRKFFGKKGRSGTSVEEENGTFASEAIVSHSTIDGLEYQQTVAFPEPSIRKSMQEAIKPPNGSKDTVQTPHEDQTVFIDNDRPELFFGHDDVSLLTSPTWNSKNRKSEDPVQEVGHEKLSDPMGYYWKKPMENQSTQELNNGSLAIDPFSAPFFHEPAGRSPVTNQTEFLQGKVHVKVNDADGPGDDPQTQQNGSYMATSPIPSLQDPSSFSLNTTDFSEYQFHDPLGESPLQHKHHLSPAPRVDSVSSSDPTVHRNPLSMDHESDEEKKDEENHSSYTDNAANVFPPPPPPLPETATQSKSQGKQRPSAHPKLILKENGNSFKPREYWSKKQTLTMKSSPLATSTSHASVSGSTLHDSDTGKVVDTPDHFSSAKSAPASRTTANELSPSWTVSSVARINAKTVAYIHTLNGDPSPRRTWRKSDAQALDVARMKKQRNTNETANLSLIAKPPGMCVELHKSPNFAETCAISYIANRKTDEPSYAEDIIGSKSVSLGFAIMRERREASIACGASQRVVLVKKNAVPVVDSYFSSFDDPEPRDPIQRAGRRLLAKAAIPIQAHARSFLAQRKAVDRMWALIEIQSYARRWKAEASLLGNRTSATRIASRFRGYKSRVELNKLNDGAIQIQRIVRGYFAAARTYDAVFCIILVQARARGNNVRQKTIQSSKSAIKIQSLVRGFTVRCNFALWRDQRLFTLSQRLQATIKIQAIWRGFQGYTDYIFALVDVLVVQRTVRRWLAQRKACEIRKHRAAVILQSDWRRFSSQMALLYSFVRIIIVQSLARRFLARNALQNKQIEIEAEIAAAIKIQAFWRGFWSFSHFVIIQYESIRLQAIARGSMMRKRLKLQLGCCIMIQAAIRRRLAIKRANNLKMTSLFHAAALISMTETVACQHMQFWWRVVLDCRKEKKAALIIERFFFMVKEEVEKEIRRVKAKKTLRKENRRHRTKDDDENLLERVWLSTVDEDRVGVFAYARNDPIRSDGLAKSPSNKSINRSNRSRLNTVRHRASSPTMNLIMRHDQESKRRYSDPVNRSLADNTSEISGATAVSFGFKRAQMRKTGFPNDKDHHREDLSMVQPQAGTGTRQGKQKENSVEKYLQMYGIKTAPNRSSRVSSFFSDELESAIPNSCKESGFNAKKCRKSTSSIPAGAAGTLYQDRNRPTAPLDRDSCQTNRAYPTAAASPRHGRIQFLHPHPVYAKGKTVDDISMEFVGEEFGLI